Proteins encoded together in one Hemiscyllium ocellatum isolate sHemOce1 chromosome 9, sHemOce1.pat.X.cur, whole genome shotgun sequence window:
- the LOC132818795 gene encoding monocarboxylate transporter 13-like isoform X1, which translates to MIRNFQADSKQVTMSKELGAANSAVKKPVDNPHTPKYTDGGYGWVILASCFVITGLSTSFVKTFGIFFLDIQEYFDTLAFKVSWITAITVAVFHVCSPIASALSLLLSHRVIIIIGGILSSLGLLLGSFGFSLWAMYLTTGFLIGLGNGFAWVPSVSLVTQYFTERRPLANALASCGECVFTFIFTPFYQWLVDQMSWRQAMMIIAGIQLNLCVCGALMRPLQSQKKCQNNTSPSATTSGNDLCSTSTKQKKDLAHFFDLPLLKRPKFICMIFFGFFSVVGFFVPAIYLIPHAQNIGIDDFQAALLMSYWSAGDLIGRLGCGWLANLRLMKSVRLTTIMVTILSLALMLFPVAKSYPLLVTFSCICGFFFGTMLALIVTLLTDVMGVDKLDNALGLIMFFRSIGCLIGPPLAGFLVDITGDYGIGFYVAGGGLFIAAAFLVLADYFLSREQKYSQNTVKEMEKFISECRPPEDTEKGKLDTNRTE; encoded by the exons ATGATAAGGAATTTTCAAGCTG ATTCAAAGCAAGTCACAATGTCAAAAGAGCTCGGAGCTGCTAACTCGGCTGTAAAGAAGCCTGTTGACAATCCTCACACTCCAAAATATACAGATGGTGGCTATGGATGGGTTATATTAGCATCTTGCTTTGTAATAACTGGACTGTCGACATCCTTTGTGAAAACGTTTGGAATCTTTTTTCTTGACATCCAAGAATACTTTGATACACTTGCTTTTAAGGTTTCCTGGATTACTGCAATCACTGTGGCTGTGTTTCATGTGTGTT CCCCAATAGCGAGCGCTCTCAGTCTCCTGCTGTCACATCGAGTTATTATCATCATCGGTGGCATTCTGTCTTCACTGGGACTGCTGCTTGGATCCTTCGGCTTCAGTCTGTGGGCAATGTACCTTACAACAGGTTTTCTCATAG GTTTGGGTAATGGATTTGCTTGGGTGCCCTCAGTCAGTTTGGTCACACAGTACTTCACAGAACGGAGGCCACTGGCCAATGCCCTTGCCAGTTGTGGAGAATGTGTCTTCACCTTCATCTTCACGCCATTCTACCAGTGGCTTGTTGACCAGATGTCATGGCGACAAGCAATGATGATCATCGCTGGTATCCAGCTGAATCTCTGTGTCTGTGGAGCTCTGATGAGACCGTTACAGTCACAAAAGAAATGTCAGAATAATACATCACCATCTGCTACCACGTCCGGGAACGATTTATGTAGCACAAGTACAAAACAAAAGAAGGACCTTGCACATTTCTTTGATTTACCTCTTCTGAAACGACCAAAGTTTATCTGTATGATCTTCTTTGGGTTTTTCTCCGTTGTGGGTTTCTTCGTTCCTGCCATCTATTTAATTcctcatgctcaaaacattggGATTGATGATTTCCAAGCAGCTTTATTGATGTCATACTGGTCAGCCGGTGACCTCATTGGGAGACTTGGGTGTGGTTGGTTGGCCAACTTGCGCCTTATGAAATCAGTCCGTCTGACAACAATCATGGTTACAATTTTAAGCCTTGCTCTCATGCTCTTCCCCGTTGCTAAGAGTTATCCCCTGCTCGTCACCTTCAGCTGTATTTGTGGGTTCTTCTTTGGGACCATGTTGGCCCTTATTGTCACTCTGCTGACTGATGTGATGGGAGTTGACAAACTGGACAACGCACTCGGGCTGATTATGTTCTTCAGGAGTATTGGGTGCCTTATTGGGCCACCATTGGCAG gGTTTCTGGTGGACATTACAGGAGACTATGGCATTGGGTTCTATGTTGCTGGAGGAGGGCTGTTCATTGCAGCTGCCTTTCTCGTTTTAGCTGACTACTTCTTGAGTCGTGAGCAAAAATACAGCCAAAACACAGTGAAGGAGATGGAAAAGTTTATTTCTGAATGTCGACCCCCAGAAGATACAGAGAAAgggaagcttgacaccaaccgAACAGAATGA
- the LOC132818795 gene encoding monocarboxylate transporter 13-like isoform X2 has product MSKELGAANSAVKKPVDNPHTPKYTDGGYGWVILASCFVITGLSTSFVKTFGIFFLDIQEYFDTLAFKVSWITAITVAVFHVCSPIASALSLLLSHRVIIIIGGILSSLGLLLGSFGFSLWAMYLTTGFLIGLGNGFAWVPSVSLVTQYFTERRPLANALASCGECVFTFIFTPFYQWLVDQMSWRQAMMIIAGIQLNLCVCGALMRPLQSQKKCQNNTSPSATTSGNDLCSTSTKQKKDLAHFFDLPLLKRPKFICMIFFGFFSVVGFFVPAIYLIPHAQNIGIDDFQAALLMSYWSAGDLIGRLGCGWLANLRLMKSVRLTTIMVTILSLALMLFPVAKSYPLLVTFSCICGFFFGTMLALIVTLLTDVMGVDKLDNALGLIMFFRSIGCLIGPPLAGFLVDITGDYGIGFYVAGGGLFIAAAFLVLADYFLSREQKYSQNTVKEMEKFISECRPPEDTEKGKLDTNRTE; this is encoded by the exons ATGTCAAAAGAGCTCGGAGCTGCTAACTCGGCTGTAAAGAAGCCTGTTGACAATCCTCACACTCCAAAATATACAGATGGTGGCTATGGATGGGTTATATTAGCATCTTGCTTTGTAATAACTGGACTGTCGACATCCTTTGTGAAAACGTTTGGAATCTTTTTTCTTGACATCCAAGAATACTTTGATACACTTGCTTTTAAGGTTTCCTGGATTACTGCAATCACTGTGGCTGTGTTTCATGTGTGTT CCCCAATAGCGAGCGCTCTCAGTCTCCTGCTGTCACATCGAGTTATTATCATCATCGGTGGCATTCTGTCTTCACTGGGACTGCTGCTTGGATCCTTCGGCTTCAGTCTGTGGGCAATGTACCTTACAACAGGTTTTCTCATAG GTTTGGGTAATGGATTTGCTTGGGTGCCCTCAGTCAGTTTGGTCACACAGTACTTCACAGAACGGAGGCCACTGGCCAATGCCCTTGCCAGTTGTGGAGAATGTGTCTTCACCTTCATCTTCACGCCATTCTACCAGTGGCTTGTTGACCAGATGTCATGGCGACAAGCAATGATGATCATCGCTGGTATCCAGCTGAATCTCTGTGTCTGTGGAGCTCTGATGAGACCGTTACAGTCACAAAAGAAATGTCAGAATAATACATCACCATCTGCTACCACGTCCGGGAACGATTTATGTAGCACAAGTACAAAACAAAAGAAGGACCTTGCACATTTCTTTGATTTACCTCTTCTGAAACGACCAAAGTTTATCTGTATGATCTTCTTTGGGTTTTTCTCCGTTGTGGGTTTCTTCGTTCCTGCCATCTATTTAATTcctcatgctcaaaacattggGATTGATGATTTCCAAGCAGCTTTATTGATGTCATACTGGTCAGCCGGTGACCTCATTGGGAGACTTGGGTGTGGTTGGTTGGCCAACTTGCGCCTTATGAAATCAGTCCGTCTGACAACAATCATGGTTACAATTTTAAGCCTTGCTCTCATGCTCTTCCCCGTTGCTAAGAGTTATCCCCTGCTCGTCACCTTCAGCTGTATTTGTGGGTTCTTCTTTGGGACCATGTTGGCCCTTATTGTCACTCTGCTGACTGATGTGATGGGAGTTGACAAACTGGACAACGCACTCGGGCTGATTATGTTCTTCAGGAGTATTGGGTGCCTTATTGGGCCACCATTGGCAG gGTTTCTGGTGGACATTACAGGAGACTATGGCATTGGGTTCTATGTTGCTGGAGGAGGGCTGTTCATTGCAGCTGCCTTTCTCGTTTTAGCTGACTACTTCTTGAGTCGTGAGCAAAAATACAGCCAAAACACAGTGAAGGAGATGGAAAAGTTTATTTCTGAATGTCGACCCCCAGAAGATACAGAGAAAgggaagcttgacaccaaccgAACAGAATGA